From a single Chloracidobacterium thermophilum B genomic region:
- a CDS encoding ABC transporter permease: MLFALRMFWREMRATWRQMVFFLVCLAVGTGLVITLRSAIQNLRVALVRQSRGFLAADVEVRLPYGRLAVLRPRLDAVLLTFPDATRTDAIELATGVVTDRDEATRVLVRAVDERYPLDGQILLESGTYHYDLLTGRGIIVAASLLDRLDTAVGKPLKIGNQTFTIRGTFRREDTPTAIGASPLVLMSAADMKTTGLLTPDARATYAVRLRVGDRPDRIADLARALRQELPTNSGVSVETARAREARVAAPLDETENFFGLVGIAVTMLGGVGIASVTYTIIGQRIRAIAVLKCLGASSSLVFGVYTLQMAMLGLLGSACGWGLAALSVRGLGPKAAGQFPFPVVFELTWSAIGQGFGVGLIVALAFSVVPLAGVRNVKPNLLLRSRVEPLALPLRWALPVGLVALGGLYGLFLWQAGSFSLGNTVFQAMAVTLLVLYAVSWVVIRLAGLGRHVPLFTLRQGLAALRRPGNQAAVIVMTVGVGLFFALTVRLVERNLLYSVNLAAAENLPNLLLFNVLPSQTDRVGAVVEQHLQTRPTFIPLISARITAINGRRIDFAAIREAGRRAAVDREFRLTYRAELDAGETVVEGKWWAPTPSDTLELSLETFLQNNLGVRVGDRLTLDIQGREVTGIVSSIRRIEPRRSQQFFAIVARPGKVLEQAPQTFLGTVKTDVLDRSPDAYRKLTAAVTRVSPNVLVALTSEFLKTVRTILEGLQSALTTIGSLVVFSGVAMLIGAVTLTRYQRQYETALLKTLGARFVTLIGLTLIEYGALAVAAVIIGGGGALGASWYITRYVLRSEWLPFWEDWLIGAGGTFLLVLLVGGVASWDILRKKPLGILRSGD; this comes from the coding sequence ATGCTGTTTGCCCTGCGTATGTTCTGGCGCGAGATGCGGGCCACCTGGCGTCAGATGGTCTTTTTCCTCGTCTGCCTGGCTGTGGGGACAGGGCTGGTCATCACCCTCCGCTCGGCCATTCAGAACCTGCGCGTGGCGCTCGTCCGGCAGTCCCGTGGCTTTCTGGCGGCCGATGTGGAAGTCCGGTTGCCTTACGGGCGGCTGGCGGTGTTGCGCCCCCGTCTGGATGCCGTCCTGCTCACCTTTCCCGATGCCACTCGCACCGATGCCATCGAGCTGGCGACGGGTGTTGTGACTGACCGGGACGAAGCGACGCGCGTGCTTGTGCGCGCCGTGGATGAACGTTACCCGCTCGATGGGCAAATCCTTCTGGAAAGCGGAACGTACCACTATGACCTGCTGACCGGGCGGGGGATTATCGTGGCGGCATCCCTGCTGGACCGCCTGGACACTGCCGTGGGAAAGCCGCTGAAGATTGGCAATCAGACGTTCACCATTCGCGGCACCTTCCGCCGCGAGGATACGCCGACGGCCATCGGCGCGTCACCGCTCGTTCTGATGTCGGCGGCTGATATGAAAACGACGGGACTGTTGACACCTGACGCACGCGCCACCTATGCCGTACGGTTGCGCGTTGGCGACCGTCCCGACCGCATCGCCGACCTGGCCCGTGCCCTGCGCCAGGAACTGCCGACGAACAGCGGGGTGTCGGTCGAGACCGCCCGCGCCCGTGAAGCCCGTGTGGCTGCGCCGCTGGACGAAACCGAAAACTTTTTTGGACTGGTCGGCATTGCCGTCACGATGCTGGGCGGCGTCGGTATTGCCAGTGTCACCTACACCATCATCGGTCAGCGCATCCGCGCCATTGCTGTCCTCAAGTGTCTGGGCGCTTCCAGTTCTCTCGTGTTTGGCGTCTATACACTCCAGATGGCCATGCTGGGGCTGCTGGGCAGCGCCTGCGGCTGGGGACTGGCGGCGTTGTCCGTCCGGGGGCTGGGACCAAAGGCCGCCGGACAGTTTCCCTTTCCGGTGGTGTTCGAGCTGACCTGGTCTGCCATTGGGCAGGGCTTTGGTGTCGGACTCATCGTGGCGCTGGCCTTTTCGGTCGTCCCGCTGGCCGGTGTGCGCAATGTCAAGCCCAATCTGCTCCTCCGCAGTCGGGTCGAACCGCTGGCACTGCCGCTGCGCTGGGCGCTTCCAGTGGGACTCGTCGCTTTGGGCGGGCTGTATGGACTGTTTCTCTGGCAGGCAGGTTCATTCAGTCTGGGCAACACCGTGTTCCAGGCCATGGCCGTGACCCTGCTGGTGCTCTACGCCGTCAGTTGGGTGGTCATCCGGCTGGCAGGTCTGGGGCGGCACGTGCCCCTGTTCACCCTCCGGCAGGGACTGGCGGCACTGCGCCGGCCCGGCAACCAGGCCGCCGTGATTGTGATGACGGTCGGCGTGGGACTGTTCTTTGCCCTGACCGTGCGCCTGGTGGAGCGCAATCTGCTCTACAGCGTCAATCTGGCGGCCGCCGAAAACCTCCCGAACCTGTTGTTGTTCAACGTCCTGCCTTCCCAGACCGACCGGGTCGGGGCCGTCGTGGAACAACATCTGCAAACCCGTCCGACCTTTATTCCGCTCATCTCGGCGCGGATTACAGCCATCAACGGCCGGCGGATTGACTTCGCCGCCATCCGGGAAGCCGGACGGCGGGCAGCCGTTGACCGTGAGTTTCGCCTGACCTACCGGGCCGAACTCGATGCCGGGGAAACCGTCGTGGAAGGGAAGTGGTGGGCCCCCACGCCCTCGGACACCCTGGAGCTGTCGCTGGAGACCTTTCTGCAAAACAATCTCGGTGTGCGTGTCGGCGACCGCCTGACGCTTGACATCCAGGGGCGGGAAGTGACCGGCATCGTGAGCAGTATCCGGCGCATCGAGCCGCGCCGCAGCCAGCAGTTTTTTGCCATTGTGGCCCGGCCGGGGAAGGTTCTGGAGCAAGCGCCACAGACCTTCCTGGGAACGGTCAAAACGGATGTCCTTGACCGCTCGCCCGACGCCTACCGCAAGCTGACGGCAGCGGTCACCAGGGTGTCTCCCAACGTTCTGGTCGCGCTGACGAGTGAGTTCCTGAAAACGGTGCGCACGATTCTGGAGGGCCTTCAATCGGCACTGACCACAATTGGCAGCCTGGTTGTGTTCAGCGGCGTGGCCATGCTTATCGGGGCTGTGACCCTGACCCGCTATCAGCGGCAGTATGAAACCGCCTTGCTCAAAACCCTTGGGGCGCGTTTCGTGACGCTTATCGGGCTGACCCTCATCGAATACGGTGCGCTGGCTGTGGCGGCCGTCATCATCGGCGGCGGCGGGGCGCTGGGGGCAAGCTGGTACATCACCCGCTACGTCCTGCGCAGCGAGTGGCTTCCGTTCTGGGAAGACTGGCTCATTGGTGCCGGGGGAACGTTTCTGCTCGTCCTTCTGGTGGGGGGCGTGGCCAGTTGGGACATCCTCCGCAAAAAACCACTCGGCATCCTGCGCAGCGGAGACTAG
- a CDS encoding class I SAM-dependent methyltransferase: MLETDAARRLIAAHHWHHDFEVIPGVRTHGTYNPEGLWLELELPEDLTGIRLADVGASNGYFSFRAHRQGASVVAFDYRHRDNSGFALLSMIQGVDIPHHQVNVLDASLSAYGPFDIVLMLGLLYHTADPYRALSNGAALASHRLLIESYCIDSELPEALRSEPVMRFLPDPERFPDRGQPNADASNFWGFTSVCLKMMVEDVGFAVDRLRVREQRVLLDAHRVGGEERRQRLAYRCMDHHPPAGDPSEPSSWTIF; the protein is encoded by the coding sequence ATGCTGGAGACAGATGCCGCCCGGCGGCTGATCGCAGCCCACCACTGGCACCACGATTTCGAGGTGATCCCTGGTGTTCGGACGCATGGCACGTACAACCCGGAGGGACTGTGGCTGGAGCTGGAACTGCCGGAAGACCTGACCGGTATCCGCCTGGCGGACGTGGGGGCCTCGAACGGGTATTTCAGTTTCCGGGCGCATCGGCAGGGAGCCTCCGTTGTTGCGTTCGACTACCGCCACCGGGATAACTCCGGCTTTGCGCTGCTGTCCATGATTCAGGGCGTGGACATCCCACACCATCAGGTCAATGTTCTGGACGCTTCGTTGAGCGCCTATGGGCCGTTTGACATCGTGCTTATGCTGGGGCTGCTCTACCACACGGCCGACCCTTACCGCGCTCTTTCCAACGGCGCGGCGCTGGCGTCGCATCGGCTTCTGATTGAGTCCTATTGCATAGATTCCGAGTTGCCGGAAGCCCTGCGGTCTGAGCCAGTGATGCGCTTTCTCCCAGACCCTGAACGGTTCCCGGACCGGGGACAGCCGAATGCAGACGCAAGCAACTTCTGGGGATTTACTTCCGTGTGCCTGAAAATGATGGTCGAGGACGTGGGCTTTGCCGTTGATCGGTTGCGGGTCAGGGAGCAGCGGGTGCTGCTCGATGCGCACCGGGTGGGCGGCGAGGAGCGCCGCCAGCGCCTTGCCTACCGTTGCATGGACCATCATCCTCCGGCTGGTGATCCCTCCGAGCCGTCTTCCTGGACGATTTTTTAG
- the proC gene encoding pyrroline-5-carboxylate reductase: MLYDKKIAILGVGKLGEALVSGLVRRADVERTNLIGSVARQASLARVDLRLGIPVTTDNAAAVAGRDIVILAVKPQNMTAVLESIAPAVSASQLFISVAASVSTSFIEERLPVPAAVIRAMPNTPALLNEGMSVLCAGRRATPEHQRLAEEIFSAVGRTAFLEEKLMDAVTGLSGSGPAYIYVVLEALSEAGVKLGIPRDISTLLAAQTMLGAAKLALETGQHPALLRDSVTTPAGCTVDGLLELEEGKLRVTLIKAVVRAAERARELVNS, translated from the coding sequence ATGCTCTACGACAAAAAAATTGCCATCCTCGGCGTCGGCAAACTGGGTGAGGCACTGGTTTCAGGACTCGTCCGCCGGGCGGATGTTGAGCGTACCAATCTTATCGGCTCCGTAGCCCGGCAGGCTTCCCTGGCGCGGGTGGATTTGCGGCTTGGCATTCCGGTCACGACCGACAATGCTGCGGCCGTCGCCGGGCGCGACATTGTCATTCTGGCCGTCAAACCCCAGAACATGACGGCCGTTCTCGAAAGCATTGCCCCGGCCGTTTCCGCGTCACAACTTTTCATCAGCGTGGCGGCATCGGTCAGTACGTCCTTCATTGAAGAACGCCTGCCGGTTCCGGCGGCTGTCATCCGCGCCATGCCCAATACGCCAGCGCTGCTCAACGAGGGCATGTCCGTCCTGTGCGCCGGCCGCCGCGCCACGCCGGAGCATCAGCGGTTGGCCGAGGAAATTTTCAGCGCCGTCGGGCGCACCGCCTTTCTCGAAGAAAAGCTCATGGATGCGGTTACGGGTCTGTCGGGAAGTGGCCCGGCCTACATCTACGTGGTGCTCGAAGCCCTGTCGGAAGCCGGCGTCAAGCTCGGCATTCCGCGTGACATTTCGACCCTGCTGGCGGCGCAGACCATGCTCGGCGCAGCGAAGCTGGCGCTGGAAACCGGACAGCACCCGGCGCTGCTGCGGGACAGCGTCACGACACCGGCCGGCTGCACCGTGGACGGGCTGCTTGAACTCGAAGAGGGCAAGCTGCGCGTCACGCTCATCAAAGCTGTGGTGCGCGCTGCTGAGCGGGCCCGGGAACTTGTCAACAGCTAG